From the Cataglyphis hispanica isolate Lineage 1 chromosome 24, ULB_Chis1_1.0, whole genome shotgun sequence genome, the window AGATGTTTTTGACGTGTCGAACGATGGAAGGCTCCTCGAGGGATCATAGGAGTCTAGCGAATCGTGAAATGTAGGATACTTGTAGCATcgtgtaaaattttcattttcacacGGCCAaggtttttgttaaaaaaatattttcatcaataataaaatcaagatgAAAGAATGCAAAGGATACTGAAACAGATAATGGCGTTTTAAATAATCGTGTGTACCTGCATATCGGCCAAGATTCAGccatcattaaattattcaaaataaattcttttttatctttgtattagttttattttggggaaaatttttaataaatttatcttcttcAAAAGTTTTAGACCTGAAATCtgttaacaattaattttttttttttttataatcgagaaaaaataaaattttgttaaaaatcgtgaaaatgacaagtgtaaaaatttagaaatgcTTATTTTAGGTAATTTGTCAAGCAATATTTTGAATCTTGGTCACTACAGATGCCCGATTATTTATCACAGCAATTAATCTTCTTCTATTTCAATACGTTTTCACATTTGTTCACAtacatttcgattttattattaaaaacaaagttattttcaagaaaaacattttctttattcgttcaaacgaaaatttcaaatgatattaaaaagtattctaCTTTTCGATTCACTACAGCTCCTATAATCTCTTAATTATCGTCACGTAATATATGTCAGGGTATAATTTGCGGAGCACGCAAATTTTTGCCGACAATTACTCTCGGTTTTATTCCTCCACTACTAGAACTTGCTTCACATTCCACGTTGCAACCATCGTAAGCGGAATGAACGCCCTTACCATATCACAACCATCCATTTCCACAACGACGGACATTCGCGTTCACGATACGAGATTCGTATCCACCGCAGTCGTAATCGCATCTCGCCGGACGAACTTTTGAAAACTATGAGACtgtcaaaaattgaaacaacCATGAACCCTAAGATCAAAGTCGCGGAATTGCGAGATAATATCcacgagattttatttatccatTGGCAGCGACTATCAAGAATGCAAAAACAAGATTCTAAAGCATTTCGactaattcaaaattaaagctCACTAATATCGAAGGCCGGATTATCACCGGGAAAAGACTCAttgcgatttttaaataaaactaatataaaacatcAAGTAAGTAAATTGCTgctaaattaatcaaaaggCAATTGTGTTCTCGGATTAAATttgcagatatttttaaacgcgaataaataatcttttataaacaatagcgAACTCTGCCAAAGCTATTCTGCTTTCTTAAATGAAATCAGTGTATGATCATTGATAAACAGCGgtctcaattaaaaatatagtattgcAAATAGTAAAATCTTgtgagaaaaatcaataataatttcagttAGATTTTTCAGTGAAAATTGATCATTCGTGAAATCTTGCTAGTGCTTCAAACGGTGACATTTTCACCGATTCATTTTTCGAGAGAGTGGTGTTGACGATAAAATCGTGAGGCACGAGATATTCTCCCGTTACGGAGTAAAATAACGAAACCGTAAAAAGCAACTGAAATATTACCCTTGCTTTTATCCCACGACTCTCGCAATCTCTCGGCTGGTCTTTGCCGAACGCGATACGAAGCTCGGAGCTAATTTCCATGCCGGAGTTATAAAGAGACTGGCGCGAGCAAAGAAAATTGGGCAAAGTAAGGAAAATTACTATAATCAACTCTGTGAATAAGTAACAATTATCTACGCATTGCGACGTCTTTAAGGCTCGTATTTGCAGTCGTTTCTTGAATCTCAAAAGTCTCgaaaatgagatttttaagatacaattttatatcataaaatgtgGAGCCGCTCAATAATTACATCCCTAGTAGAAATCCAAATGAAATGATGTGCTCAGCTAAAAAGCTAAACGATCATtcgtattaaatttgattattgcatatcattatatttctgATGTATGGATTttgttatacattaattataatattatcgtaattaatcttcatttattattagctgtatattaaaatgcattgttATGTTAAAgctaataaaacaattatttcgaCGAATAAACACAATATATAGTGCACTTTGATAgaagaatcaaaaatatatagatatcataattaaattattatatatagtatatacgctattaatatttttaacgtcttcttttattaataatattaatatctgcttagatatcgtaattaaattgatacatatattgtattctctatattaataattcttgcttttctttatcaataatattaacatccGCTTATCCTTTTATcggtgaataaaataaaaaatcgaatgtAAAGAAAGGAAAACAAATATGATATTGCGCATATTTTGTAAGAATACAAGGCGAACAAATTTCAATTGTCAAAACTATTAAGAgaactttcaaaaaatagacaaaatatcaaaataatataaaaatgcaaaagatggcacacacacacatcaaataaaattcaaaaaatcgTGAGTTTAAGAATTTCATTTCCTAGAAATCATGAAAGTTTAAAGCGTGaaaatcaacatattatcAAGAGAATCAGCAAACAGATGATATGAAAACGGGgttccaaaaatttttgacattaaataatttgacctgcgaaaaattattctcaaaagTGAGAAAAGTATTAGGAAAATATAATCAGCAAATAAGACAACTTTTTGCCGTTGTCTTTAAGCTATCAGCTATCGGTATTTATGGACAGTCGAtagttagaaaaatgaaatttactaatgttgatattttgcaaattattaaaattgaaagttctgataactaaaaaatataattcagaaaatatagttaaaagaaagatagcacataaattaaaatttcaagatttttaagCTAATTTGAACGAAGAAGGAACAAATTAACTTTTACTGCGACTTAgtctcattataaataattgcttatACAACTAAAAGCATAACTAAAAGCGacataatgataaaatcgAGAGGGATGACTTGGCAATTGATTTTTAGACTTTGTTTCTCTCGAAGAATAAGCGCTCTCTTGCGTTtcgatgtttttttcttcttaataaaTCGAGCGTTAAAGAATTTCccaatctttattatttttatcatattttctataatagattgaaaaattttttaactctatcagtttattaaaaaaaattaataaattaataaatccttATAAGATTAAGggtctgtaattttttaatcaaagattGTGCTGCATTTTCAATGCAAAACTCCGTTGtctaagaagaagaagaaattataCACTCGGCCGAGAGACTCCAGAACAAACACGGTCGCACAAACGCGAGAAGAATTTTCCGAATGCTGTAATATCGGATTCGGCGACATTGCGCACATCCgctattgaatttattattatgcatttatgtagattgaaattaatattaggaGCGAGAGGAATCCCCGCGCGTCTGGCAGCGACGCCGCCGCGATCCCGAGCAGTGATTCCATGGAAATCCCGCGATTGAATTCGCGGTCATGATTAGTTTCTCAGCTTACTTTTCTCCGCTCCTGCGCGCCCTTACAAGCGTCTCTTGTAAGTTTCAAACTTTCTTTATCGTGTTTCCGATTGATCCGCGCGTcctattattaaaagtaatgttTCCCCGCTTCCGATGCTTCGCCGATGCCTCCGCTCTTTCGCTCCTTTGAATTTCTCccttacatttattaaattaattcaagaatCTCTATTTATGAATTCCGAATGGCGTTCCGCACGAAAACGTTTTTTTACCTTCATTCGCGCGCTGTAAACAACAGTCCGTAATTCATTTGCGAAACACGCTCGCCGCCTATTTCGTAAATTAGCGTCCGCGTTAATCGAGACGCGACCGTAAAACCGTGTGCGATCCGCTTTTATTAAACTCTCAACTCAAGCCGCACAACTCGATCGCAATTGTTACCTATGCCGAATATATAATGCCGCCTACCCCATCGCATCGTATAAATTCTGATCCTTATGGGGCCGCGAATTCttattcgtatatattatCCGGCGTGCAACATGTGCGGGATAGACGACGATATTTTCCCGGTATCGAGAATAGATATATTGAAACGTCGTGGAGCAATCGTACGTGCCGTCCTCTCGTGTTGTCCACGTTCTGTGCAAGTAACTGTGCTTTGCGGGAACAACATGTAACAGAAGGAGGGGGAGACATTAtgagaagataaaataaacgaccattatatgatttatattacacaattgCATAGGGTGGGACGCTGAATTTTCCAGCAATCTCCTTCGCAattgaacaattttaattatatttgatatgtcAACGTTGTTCTGTTGCAGAAATGTTTGAGCACCCGGTATAATGATACGTTTAAATCAATCGCTTCAATGGAAACGGAagaagaaaagtatatatatatatatatatatatatatatatatatatatatatataatttgttgtatACGGATTTATACTAGCGTGGAAAATAAACatagaaaaatgatttgaaaGCGTTTGGTGTAAATGTCGCTCGTACGAGAATAACgctggaaaatatattgaaagatgaattttattgagatttgCCGCAAAATATACGCGAGCGTTGTCCGTTTAGGGAAGCTGGGCCCGTCGGATAATAAAATCGTGGAAGGACGTTGCACAAAATGCCGAAATGACGTGTATTGCATTACTTCTCGGTCATCCTGTCACTTTTTTCCCTCGCGTTCGATGGCGATGTTATTTCTGTCGCTCTcgtatattttctgaaaataaatagaaaatcgttatttcaaaaattctatcctattgaaaaacttatttccaaattgttttacattcatatatatttaagaaaagaaaaagaaagaatggaGATTATGCATCATGTTCGATCATGTTCTCCATTATGTTCTGCGAGACGTAATATCTCGACTTTTTAGATTAAAGGACAATTTTTCGTAAGGCAGAGATCACTCACTTTACGCCTGCTTCGTTTTTCTCGACCCCGTAAAATTGCCTCAAGTTTTCGTTAATATCGCCATCTGATTTCGCGTGTTTTCGCGACTTCCGGAGGCTCGTCCTGAACCCGTTTAATCTTCGCATTCGATGAACTCGTTTCGCGACGCCGGGGATAGTTGGCGATGCATCCGTAGGGAACGTCACGTATCTCCAGAACTCGTTCGTCGGCAGTGATATCTTGGTGCGATATTTCCCGTAATCGTCGATCTCGTTACCCGTTCGAGCCGCGCGCTCCATATACTTTGCCTTATTCCTCAAGATCTCGAAAACTTGTCTGTGATTCGGTTGCCTGCGCGCGATGTCGTTCAAGGACTGCTTCAAACAATTATCGAGTACCTTAAAGGTGGCGTTTCTCGCGTTGAGGGCCTCGCTAGTACGATAAGGCGTAAGATCGGTCGGCGACGTGACGTTTTGATATCTCAATTTGATCTCGAACGGGACGACGCTGTTCGCGTGGCTGGAGCTCGAAAAGCTCTCTGCGGTTTGCGATTCTATTCTCGAGTGATCATTTTTGACAGATACTGTTATCGGGAACGACTGCGGATACGAATCATGAAGAGCCACATCGTTACTCGAAGTTTCATTTATCCAATCACTGTTGCTCGAACTAAACTGTTTGTCGGCATCATCCGATACGGTCGTCTCCGTTTCTTTCCTGAAATCATATTATCGAATTGGTGTCTATTTTTGTTCCATTATACCAACAGATTTTCCCCGGCCCAACGAGAGAGCAATAAGAGAAACTTTTCCTCGGTCGAAATAAATACGATTCACACtctcttaaattaaatcagtGGAAATGTGTCAGTGATTACGAAAACGCTGTCGCAAGACTTCACCGAAAATaagtgaatattttatcgatcatCACTAATTCAATAAGTACGAGCATTTATACTTTGCACAGTAATATTTTactgaaaaattagaaataatcgCACGTATTATTTGCAAGATGTAGCCTTTaaagttttcttatttatttcaaatcgttatttttagaaaaaaagttcacaaatatacatatctggaataaaaaaacagatataactagtatttaaaaattcagaattttatatatgttacacttttttaagatttttttaataaaaaatattgatataaatttacttcatatatatatatatacatatttattttaaaatattattgattgaaaTTATCACTACTGATTTGCAgtgctatatttattaattgagacCATCAGTGATTATTCATTGCTTTTCAATGATAATACACTGATTTCATTTAAGAGAGCAGTTTCACAATTCGGACATTTTAACAGATATTAGCATCGGGTAATcgggaaaatgaaaaatgataaaaaaaaatctgtcaaAGAAAAGCAAGACATGATAGGATAGCTTGCGTCGTAAAACTTCGTGGATGTAAGACCGGTAATGGCAGCGATCCGATAAATTCATCATCCAGAACTTCTCTCGCTGTCTTtagttcctctctctctctctctcctagcTTAAATCCTAACTTAAATAGACGCGAAACGTGTACTGGACTAAGTTCGAGGGAGTTTGATTACAAGAGAACGTGTCTCCGACTGCACTTACCTTGGGCAAATAAGCTACTGCTGAATTGTTAAAGCTCATTTTCAAAGAATCACGCGAATCTCGCACTCGCCAAGTTTTCACGAAACTTTCGTCACGCTTCgacaaatcaaatatttagacAACGTATGTTACGTCAACGTATCTCGCCGAAGTACGTATAATCGCTCGAGACAAGAGTCACTAATTATTTGGAGAGACAagtattacaattacaatacaattgtattgcaatatatatatattgcaatgcaattgtattgtaattgtaatatacagggtgaccCCGAACGTtccagccagactttgagatcttataggaaatttaattctgaacaaaaaatttcctataaacatgggtcgaaaaatgctttcttaagaAGTTATCGCTCAAAAACCTTTGAAATcgtgattattttacacatttttccaaatatcatggaaaatgtgcgtctttaaataaaaagtaccgaaacaaaagttatagaaaattaaattatcttttaaatgagattaaaatgattgtacGTTCCATAGGTTTTGAGATAACcagtttcaaatgtacaaaaaaatattttttttttcctgtcgacagctttttaaagatacactccatttaaaaaatattctacaatgctattttaatttaaaagaagaattactttaattttatgaaagaaaaagatttttgttttttatttttattgatttttcctcaagaaatttattaagtttcatcttctttttattttatttctcaaaacttATGGAACGTACTACaaattttgatctcatttaaaagataatttaattctctacaacttttgtttcgatactttttattaaaaaacgcatattttcactgatatttgtaaaaactatatataaaataatcgggATTTCAGAGG encodes:
- the LOC126858071 gene encoding uncharacterized protein LOC126858071, whose product is MSRQVPSYTLLHISLFLCLAIIFINARCVDSFSDHCSELIQFDIDEIEDHLSKLNLTDVPTVKMMVAGFKCPISALPFGTLKSDWSRLLLLQEAQPDGSIIKRKLIRLMRILIVAYYQMEERFDTTDSDVIREKETETTVSDDADKQFSSSNSDWINETSSNDVALHDSYPQSFPITVSVKNDHSRIESQTAESFSSSSHANSVVPFEIKLRYQNVTSPTDLTPYRTSEALNARNATFKVLDNCLKQSLNDIARRQPNHRQVFEILRNKAKYMERAARTGNEIDDYGKYRTKISLPTNEFWRYVTFPTDASPTIPGVAKRVHRMRRLNGFRTSLRKSRKHAKSDGDINENLRQFYGVEKNEAGVKKYTRATEITSPSNAREKSDRMTEK